Part of the Streptomyces sp. NBC_01353 genome, ACAACCTCGACGCCGAGCTTCGCGGCAACCTCGGGGTGCAGACGCACGGACACCTGGTGCGAGCCCAGGGTCTTGATCGGCGAACCGAGCTCGACGCGACGCTTGTCGACGTCGGGGCCACCCGCGGACTTGATCGCCGTGGCGATGTCGGCCGGGGTCACGGAGCCGAAGAGGCGGCCGGCGTCGCCGGAGCGAACGGCCAGACGCACCTTCACGCCCTCGAGCCGGGCCTTGATCTCGTTGGCCTGCTCGATGGTCGCGATCTCGTGGATCTTGCGGGCGCGGCGGATCTGCGCCACGTCCTTCTCGCCACCCTTGGTCCAGCGGATCGCGAAACCACGCGGGACCAGGTAGTTGCGAGCGTAACCGTCCTTGACGTCGACGACATCGCCGGCGGCACCGAGGCCAGAGACCTCGTGGGTCAGGATGATCTTCATTAGTTGGTCACCCTTCCCTTATCGCGCGGTGGACGTGTAGGGCAGCAGCGCCATCTCACGGCTGTTCTTCACGGCCGTGGCGACGTCACGCTGGTGCTGAGTGCAGTTGCCGGTGACGCGGCGGGCACGGATCTTGCCGCGGTCGGAAATGAACTTCCGCAGCATGTTCGTGTCCTTGTAGTCCACGTACGCGGTCTTGTCCTTGCAGAACGCGCAGACCTTCTTCTTAGGCTTGCGCACAGGCGGCTTCGCCATGGTGTTTCTCCTGTGTGATCAAGAAGTTTGGGTACGAGCTGTCTTCCAGGGGAGTGCCCTAGAAGGGGGGCTCGTCCGAGTAGCCGCCGCCGCTGGAGTTTCCACCCCAGCTGCCTCCGCCGCCCTGCTGCTGCTGGCCGCCACCGGCCGGCGCACTGGTCGCCCACGGGTCGTCGGCGGGAGCACCGCCACCACCCTGCTGGCCACCACCGGAGCTTCCGCCCCAGCTGCCGCCGCCCTGCTGCTGGCCGCCACCGCCGCCGTAGCCACCCTGGCCACCGCGACCCGTGGTCTTGGTGACCTTGGCCGTGGCGTTCTTGAGGCTGGGGCCGACTTCCTCGACGTCCAGCTCGTAGACCGTGCGCTTGACGCCCTCGCGGTCCTCATAGGACCGCTGCTTCAGCCGGCCCTGCACGACAACGCGCATGCCTCGCTGGAGCGACTCGGCGACGTTCTCCGCCGCCTGACGCCAGACCGAGCAGGTCAGGAACAGGCTGTCGCCGTCCTTCCACTCATTGGTCTGACGGTCGAAGGTGCGGGGGGTGGACGCGATACGGAACTTCGCGACCGCCGCACCGGACGGGGTGAAGCGCAGCTCGGGGTCGTCGACAAGATTGCCGACGACCGTGATGACGGTCTCGCCTGCCATTGGGTGAACCTCTCGGCGGGATTGCTTCTGGCTGCTTACTGCTACTCGAACCCGATGACCTCTGAGCTAGGTGCTCAGTGGGTCTCGGGACGGAGGACCTTGGTCCGGAGGACCGACTCGTTCAGGTTCATCTGTCGGTCGAGCTCCTTGACGACCGCAGGCTCGGCCTGCAGGTCGATGACCGAGTAGATGCCCTCGGGCTTCTTCTTGATCTCGTAGGCGAGACGACGACGGCCCCAGGTGTCGACCTTCTCGACCTTTCCGTTGCCCTCACGGACGACAGAAAGGAAGTTCTCGATCAGCGGGGAGACAGCGCGCTCCTCGAGATCGGGGTCGAGGATGACCATCACCTCGTAGTGACGCATGTGGAACCCACCTCCTTTGGACTCAGCGGCCACGGTCGTTCCGTGGCAGGAGGGTCGTGATGCGTAAGCAACGGTATCGGCCGCCACTGACAATCCCCTCGGCGAGCGAGGAGGCCGTCGAGGTCCTGGATGGACCTGGGCAGACACCGGTGCAGACCGTACAGACTACCTGCACACCGGCTTCCGGTTGAAATCCGGTGGTGGGGGGACGCAATCTGTACACATCGGATGTCGGCGGCGCTAGGATGCGCCGCCTTCCCGGAAGCCACGCCAGGAGGTGCCCCATGGCACAGGCAATGCGACCCGACCCCGGACATTCCCTTCTCGCCACCGACGGCAAGCCCCACCCGCTCCAGGACACGCTGGTCGGAGTGACTCTCTTCGTCGGAGTCCTCTCCTTCATCACCGCCCAGTTCCACGACCTCCATGTCCTGGCTTCCTGGGCAGGACTGGTCGGCATCGGGACGGGCGCGTTCGGACAGTTCATCTCGGTGACCACGAGGGAACGCTTCGCCTTGATCGTCGGGCTCGGCGTCTCGGCAGTGGGCTTCTATCTCGGCATGTTCTACGGAGGCCTCGCCTGAGGCATCTCGGGCCCGCCACCGGCCAAGGGACACACGCACAATCGGGGCGCTCCCCGGTCACAGTAGGCTTCGGCGCGAGAGCCGGAGCCCCTGTACCGATGGGGACACACCTGCCGAGGAGCGCCCCGCATGAGTCTGACCCTGAGGACCATCAGCCGTGAGCAGCATCTGGCATTCATCCAGAGCCAGCCCGCGGCGAGCCACTGCCAGGTCCCGGCGTGGGCTGATGTGAAGACCGAGTGGCGCTCGGAGAACCTGGGTTGGTTCGACAAGTCCGGCGAACTCGTCGGCGCGGGCCTCGTCCTGTACCGCCAGCTGCCGAAGATCAAGCGCTACCTGGCCTATCTGCCCGAGGGCCCGGTCATCAATTGGTACGCCCCCAACCTCGACGACTGGCTGCAGCCGATGCTCGCGCATCTCAAGCAGCAGGGCGCCTTCTCCGTGAAGATGGGCCCGCCGGTCGTCATCCGGCGTTGGGACTCCGCCGCCATCAAGTCCGGTATCCAGGACCCGGACGTGAAGCGCCTGAAGGACGTCGAGGCCTCGCACATCGAGCCGCGTGCCTTCGAAGTCGCCGACCGGCTGCGGAAGATGGGCTGGCAGCAGGGCGAGGACGGCGGCGCCGGCTTCGGCGACGTCCAGCCCCGCTACGTCTTCCAGGTGCCCCTCGCGAACCGCTCCCTCGACGATGTCCTCAAGGGCTTCAACCAGCTGTGGCGCCGCAACATCAAGAAGGCCGACAAGGCCGGCGTCGAGGTCGTCCAGGGCGGTTACGAGGACCTCGCCGAGTGGCAGCGGCTGTACGAGATCACAGCCGTCCGCGACCACTTCCGCCCGCGCCCGCTCTCGTACTTCCAGCGCATGTGGACCGTCCTCAACAACGAGGACCCCAATCGCATGCGGCTGTACTTCGCCCGCCACGACGGCGTGAACCTGTCCGCGGCCACCATGCTCGTGGTCGGCGGCCACGTCTGGTACTCGTACGGAGCCTCGGACAACATCGGCCGCGAGGTCCGGCCCTCGAACGCGATGCAGTGGCGGATGCTGCGCGACGCCTACGCGATGGGCGCGACCGTCTACGACCTGCGGGGCATCTCGGACTCGCTCGACGAGACCGACCACCTCTTCGGCCTGATCCAGTTCAAGGTCGGCACGGGCGGCGAAGCGGTGGAGTACGTCGGCGAATGGGACTTCCCGCTCAACAAGCTCCTGCACAAGGCGCTCGACATCTACATGTCGCGCCGCTGACGGTTGCGTAGTCTCGTACGTAATCTCGTAGGTCTCGTACATACCTTTGATACACCGCAGCCATCAGAAAGGTTCCGGGCCGGCCATGGCGCTCTCCCTCTACGTCGACACCGCTCGCTGGCGGGCGCACCAGAAGACCGTGATCGACCAGTTCCCCGGACTGATCCCGGTCTGCAAGGGCAACGGCTACGGATTCGGCCATGAGCGGCTGGCCGACGAGGCGGCCCGCTTCGGCTCGGACATGCTGGCCGTCGGCACCACGTACGAGGCCGCGAAGATCAAGGACTGGTTCGGCGGCGACCTGCTTGTCCTCACCCCGTTCCGGCGGGGCGAGGAGCCGGTGCCGCTGCCGGACCGGGTGATCCGCTCCGTGTCGTCCGTGGACGGCGTGCACGCCCTCGTGGGCGCGCGGGTCGTCATCGAGTGCATGAGCTCGATGAAGCGCCACGGCATCCTCGAGGAGGACCTCGGCCGGCTGCACGCCGCCATCGAGGACGTACGGCTCGAGGGCTTCGCGCTCCACCTGCCCCTGGACCGCACCGACGGCACCGACGCGGTCGAGGAGGTCATCGCCTGGATGGACCGCCTGCGGGCCGCCAGGCTGCCGCTGCACACCATGTTCGTGAGTCATCTGCGGGCCCAGGAGCAGGCCAGGCTCCAGCAGCAGTTCCCGCAGACCCGGTTCCGCGCCCGGATCGGCACCCGGCTCTGGCTGGGCGACCACGAGGCGACCGAGTACCGCGGCGCCGTCCTGGACGTCACCCGCGTCTCCAAGGGCGACCGCTTCGGCTACCGCCAGCAGAAGGCCGCCTCCGACGGCTGGCTGGTGGTCGTCGCCGGCGGAACCTCGCACGGAGTGGGCCTGGAGGCCCCCAAGGCGATGCACGGTGTCATGCCGCGCGCCAAGGGCGTGGCCCGCGCCGGCCTCGCGACCGTCAACCGGAACCTTTCGCCGTTCGTCTGGGCCGGCAAGCAGCGCTGGTTCGCCGAGCCGCCGCACATGCAGGTGTCGATCCTGTTCGTCCCGGCCGACGCGCAGGAG contains:
- the rplI gene encoding 50S ribosomal protein L9 gives rise to the protein MKIILTHEVSGLGAAGDVVDVKDGYARNYLVPRGFAIRWTKGGEKDVAQIRRARKIHEIATIEQANEIKARLEGVKVRLAVRSGDAGRLFGSVTPADIATAIKSAGGPDVDKRRVELGSPIKTLGSHQVSVRLHPEVAAKLGVEVVAA
- the rpsF gene encoding 30S ribosomal protein S6; protein product: MRHYEVMVILDPDLEERAVSPLIENFLSVVREGNGKVEKVDTWGRRRLAYEIKKKPEGIYSVIDLQAEPAVVKELDRQMNLNESVLRTKVLRPETH
- the rpsR gene encoding 30S ribosomal protein S18, with product MAKPPVRKPKKKVCAFCKDKTAYVDYKDTNMLRKFISDRGKIRARRVTGNCTQHQRDVATAVKNSREMALLPYTSTAR
- a CDS encoding alanine racemase, translating into MALSLYVDTARWRAHQKTVIDQFPGLIPVCKGNGYGFGHERLADEAARFGSDMLAVGTTYEAAKIKDWFGGDLLVLTPFRRGEEPVPLPDRVIRSVSSVDGVHALVGARVVIECMSSMKRHGILEEDLGRLHAAIEDVRLEGFALHLPLDRTDGTDAVEEVIAWMDRLRAARLPLHTMFVSHLRAQEQARLQQQFPQTRFRARIGTRLWLGDHEATEYRGAVLDVTRVSKGDRFGYRQQKAASDGWLVVVAGGTSHGVGLEAPKAMHGVMPRAKGVARAGLATVNRNLSPFVWAGKQRWFAEPPHMQVSILFVPADAQEPKVGDELVAHLRHTTTQFDRLVER
- a CDS encoding peptidoglycan bridge formation glycyltransferase FemA/FemB family protein produces the protein MSLTLRTISREQHLAFIQSQPAASHCQVPAWADVKTEWRSENLGWFDKSGELVGAGLVLYRQLPKIKRYLAYLPEGPVINWYAPNLDDWLQPMLAHLKQQGAFSVKMGPPVVIRRWDSAAIKSGIQDPDVKRLKDVEASHIEPRAFEVADRLRKMGWQQGEDGGAGFGDVQPRYVFQVPLANRSLDDVLKGFNQLWRRNIKKADKAGVEVVQGGYEDLAEWQRLYEITAVRDHFRPRPLSYFQRMWTVLNNEDPNRMRLYFARHDGVNLSAATMLVVGGHVWYSYGASDNIGREVRPSNAMQWRMLRDAYAMGATVYDLRGISDSLDETDHLFGLIQFKVGTGGEAVEYVGEWDFPLNKLLHKALDIYMSRR
- a CDS encoding single-stranded DNA-binding protein; the encoded protein is MAGETVITVVGNLVDDPELRFTPSGAAVAKFRIASTPRTFDRQTNEWKDGDSLFLTCSVWRQAAENVAESLQRGMRVVVQGRLKQRSYEDREGVKRTVYELDVEEVGPSLKNATAKVTKTTGRGGQGGYGGGGGQQQGGGSWGGSSGGGQQGGGGAPADDPWATSAPAGGGQQQQGGGGSWGGNSSGGGYSDEPPF